In a genomic window of Roseiflexus castenholzii DSM 13941:
- a CDS encoding DNA-methyltransferase, which translates to MTGDTTTTRLNQIIHADCLQELAFLRDESIDLTLFSPPYDGIRDYKKNWSFDFSMLGRQLYRVTKDGGVAIVVIGDGTKQFAKSLTSFRLAVNWVDEVGWKLFECVIYHRDGNPGAWWTQRFRVDHEYVLIFFKGERPKTFQKDHLMIPSKHAGKIYSGTDRLTNGGFKRITPKAVNPMKCRGTVWQYATSNTEGNRLKLLHPATFPDKLAEDLILCFSQPGDIVLDPMCGSGTTCVVARNNNRKYIGIEISQEYCEIARKRIEKEFQNVEQRTMFQEDSL; encoded by the coding sequence ATGACGGGCGATACCACGACCACCAGACTCAACCAGATCATTCATGCGGATTGTTTGCAGGAGCTGGCGTTCTTGCGGGATGAATCGATTGATCTTACCCTCTTCTCGCCGCCATACGATGGGATCAGAGATTACAAAAAGAACTGGTCATTCGATTTTTCTATGCTGGGTCGCCAACTGTATCGTGTGACAAAGGATGGAGGGGTTGCAATTGTTGTCATCGGCGATGGAACGAAGCAATTCGCAAAATCTCTGACTTCGTTTCGCCTCGCCGTCAATTGGGTTGATGAGGTTGGCTGGAAACTGTTCGAGTGCGTCATTTACCATCGCGATGGAAACCCAGGCGCCTGGTGGACGCAGCGTTTTCGAGTCGATCACGAGTATGTTCTCATTTTTTTTAAAGGAGAACGACCAAAAACATTCCAAAAGGATCACCTCATGATACCGAGTAAACATGCAGGAAAGATATATTCAGGTACCGATCGGCTCACAAACGGTGGATTCAAGCGAATAACTCCCAAAGCAGTTAATCCAATGAAATGTCGCGGAACTGTCTGGCAGTATGCAACCAGTAATACCGAAGGGAATCGTCTCAAACTGCTTCATCCTGCAACATTTCCGGACAAACTAGCGGAAGACCTGATCCTCTGCTTCTCACAACCTGGAGACATTGTGCTCGATCCGATGTGCGGAAGTGGAACAACTTGCGTTGTAGCGCGGAATAACAATCGAAAGTATATTGGAATAGAGATTAGCCAGGAATATTGCGAGATCGCAAGAAAACGAATCGAAAAGGAGTTTCAAAACGTGGAGCAGCGTACAATGTTCCAGGAGGACTCGTTGTGA